CCATGTTTGAGCGCTAAACAGTAAAACGCGGGTTTGCAGTGGGCCTCAACAACGCACGGGAATAGTTGCGCGTAAAGCACAACCTATCACCCTTCACTTGCACCCCATGTCGTCACTCGCTGATAACGGTCTCAAAATCTCCAAGAATGTCCTCTTTAACGTCTTTGTAGGGCGGGCCGCCAAATTGCTAGGCAAGCCGTTCAAGGTTGTCACGGTACTTAACGAAGCCGCCGACAAGCTGGCCGATAAAGAAAGTAAGACGCATAAATTTCGCCAGCTATTTGAAGTTGGGCTGACCCTGGTGCGCTTGGTGCGCAGCTACATAAGCGGCGAATACCGTGAAATTTCTACCGGTACCATCGTATCTGGCTTAGCGGTGTTGCTTTATGTCCTTTCGCCCATTGACCTGGTCCCGGACTTTATTCCTGTGCTCGGCTTCCTCGACGACCTGAGCCTGGTAAGCTGGTTTGTGGGCAAGTTTCACGGCGAAATCACCCGCTTTAGGGAATGGGAAGCCACTGGCCGGGGCCAGGCCGCCAGCACCCACGGAACCGCGGGCGCCCCAGATGCCGCGGCAATGCCTGCTTTGGGCGACGTCTCACAGCCGAGCGTGGCCGAACTCGGCCATTCTTAAGCATCGATTACTGCTAGCCAGCCCAATAAAACACCACCGAAATGAAAGCTCCGACGTTGTTCGGAGCTTTTGTCGTAGTTGGCTGTGCGCTCGGCTGGCTGGCAATCAATCCTAATTGATAAGCTCCGGAGTACATCCTAAAAAGCCTTACTATCGAGGTAGAATCACCATTAAAACGGTTGATAAAGCAGCTGCGTGGTATTCTTAAAGACGCCGGTGTGATACTTTGTGCCGGCCTTGGCGGGTATGGTTTCAAATTTGCCCTCCACATACATTCCCCAACTTTCGGGTTACGGCCGGCGTTAGATTGCCAGCTTTAGCCGCCTGCGTTTATGCCTACTTTCGTTGTTTCTCTGCGCCTACCCGACGATTTCGATGAGGAATTTATTTCCCTTATCCCCAGCCATCGTGCCTTCATCAACCGCTTGCTCAATGACAAGGTGATTGAAGTGTACGCCATCAGCAGCGACCGCAGCCGCGGCTGGGTGACCATCAACGCCGACAACGCCGTGGCGGTGCAAGCCGTGGTCGAACAATTTCCGCTCTACCCCTACCTGCATGGCGTGGAAATTGATGAGCTGTTCATCTTTGACAGCGTTTATTCGCGCTTTCCCCACATTAGTCTCAATTAATTGCTTTTCAGCCGCCTTTTTTCTTTTAGGCCGGCCACTCCTGTTCCATTTATGGTAGCATTGCTCACCTCGTTTCTTCCCCGACTCCGAAATATTTGGCCCCTTGGCGCGCTGGCCCTCTTAGCGGCCACGGCTCCAGCCCAACCAACGTCCCTTACCACCGAACAGCTCACCACGCGGATGAGCGCGGCCATCGAAAACCTGAAGTACTTGCGCTGCACCGTAAAGGCGCAGGAGCGGATTGGCAACGGCATCATGCAGGCCCGTAGCATTATGAAAATAAGCTACAAGCCCCTACGCATTTACATCAAAAACCAGAAAGGGGTGGAAGTACTGTGGGTGGCTGGCCAGAACGCCGGCGACGCCTGGGTATATCCCGCCAGCTTCCCCTACGTCACACTCAGCCTGGACCCCAACGGCAAGCTCATGCGCGGCAACCAGCACCACACCGCCTTGCAGGCCGGCTTCGGCACCATCTCCGACCTGCTGCGCACCACGGGGCTACGGCAGGACAATTCCTTCAGCCGCTCTTTCCGCTACACCGGTGATACCGTGCTACTGGGCCGGCCGGCCTACGTGTTGCGCTCTGTTTACCCGCAGTTTCATTATGTGAATTACCGCGCGGGTAAAAACGAAACCATTTCCACGGTAGCCGAACGGTTCGGCTGTGGTGAATACCGGATTTTTGAGCGCAACAGCCTCACCATTGGCGAGAAAATACCCGAGGGCAAAGTGCTGCAAGTGCCCAACGCCTACGGCCGCCGCACCACCGTGTGCATTGACCCTAAAACCTACCTGCCCATCATGGTGCAAGTAGATGACGACAAGGGGCTTTATGAGAAATTCGAATTCCTCGACGTAATTGCCAATCAGCCCATTCCCACGCAAGAATTTACCAGGGATTATAATGGCTACAAACTCTAATCACTGATTTTTCGGATTGAAACGAATTTCACGGATTTTGTAAACGATTGACAACAATTACGCGCAATGATTTAATTGAACTAATTAATTATCTGCAAATAAAAAGGCCGCTTTTACAGCGGCCTTTTTATGTTAATTATGCTTGTCTACAAAATCCGTGAAATCTGTTTCAATTCGAAAACTAGTGATTTAGCGGCGCATTGTTTTTTCTATTTGGTCCCACATACCCGGGGTTAGCATTTCCAGCTTGTTGAATTCGCCGGCGCCATTGAGCCATTCGCCGCCGTCAATGGTCACCACCTCCCCGTTGACATAAGACGAAAAGTCGGACACCAAGTAGGCCGCCAGGTTGGCCAGCTCCTGGTACTGGCCCACGCGCTTGAGCGGCACGCTGGCAGCAGGGTCTAGCTTGCTGGCCAGCGGCTCGGGGAAGAGCCGGCTCCACGCCCCTTCTGTTGGGAACGGGCCGGGGGCAATGGCATTCGAACGAATGCCGTACTTCGCCCATTCTACCGCCAAAGAGCGGGTCATCGCCAGCACGCCTGCTTTAGCAGCAGCCGATGGTACTACATAAGCCGAGCCCACGGAGGCATAAGTGGTGACGATGTTGAGGATGGTGCCGGGTTTTTTATCGGCAATCCAGCGCTTGCCCACGGCTAGCGTGCAGTTGTAAGAACCCCGCAACACGATGTCCACAATCACATCGAATGCCTTGTGCGACAGACGCTCCGTGGGGCTGATGAAGTTGCCGGCAGCATTGTTCAGCAGCACATCCACCCCGCCAAACTCCTGAATGGTGCGGTCCAGCATGGCTTCCACCTCGTCGTATTTTCGTACGTCGCAGGCAATGGCCAACACCTTGCCGCCGGTTTGCTCGCGCAGCTCGCCCGCGGTTTTTTCCAGCACATCCAGCTTACGGCTGGTGATGGTGACGTTTGCTCCGAGCTGTAGGAAATAGGTGGTCATGGCCCGGCCCAAGCCAGTGCCGCCGCCGGTGACAATGATGGTTTTTCCCGCCAGGGCGTTGTCGCGCAGCATGGGCTGGGTGTAGGGTGTGGTCATGCGAAAGCAGTGATGAAGGTGGGAATTGCGAATTGAATCGAGGCCCGAAGGTACAAGCCTACTGATGCGAATGTTAACCAATCAGGCTTGAAACCACCGCCACTTATTTTGGTTACGGTATAAAGTACTACGTATTTTTTTCGCAACTTCGCACCCACTACCAGAGAAACGCAATAATTTTACATGAATAGTTCCAGTTCCAGAAGCTCCACGGGCGCAAATTTGGGAGCGGAACCCCAAACGGTACTGGTAATGGGCTGTGGCTGGCTGGGCATGGCCCTGGCCCGCTCGCTTGTGGCAGCAGGGCACAAAGTGCTCGGCACCACCACTACCACCGAGCAGCTGCCCACAATGGAAGCGGCGGGCATTGAGGCGCACCTGCTCCGGCTGGGAGCCGATTTTGACGCGCCGGCCGAAAAGTTGCTTCACCGCCTCTTGCAATCGGCCGATGTGCTGGTGCTGAACGTGCCGCCCCGGGCTTCTGCCGCCGGAGCTTACCCGGCCCTCCTGCGGCCGGTGCACCGAGCCGTGGCCGCCGCCGGCACCCAGCACGTGATTTTTGTAAGCTCCACGAGTGTGTACCCCGACGAGCCCCGCGTGATGCACGAAACCGATGCCTTGAGCACCCGCGATGCGGCTTCCGACGTGTTGCGGGCCGAGGGCCATTTTGTGCCGCGCTATGGCCAGTGGAAGAGCACCGTGGTCCGGCTGGGTGGCCTCATTGGGCCCGACCGTTCACCCGGTCGCTTCCTGGCCGGCCGCCGTGACCTGGCCCAGGGCAATGCGCCCGTAAATTTGGTGCACCTCACGGATGCAGTCGGTGTGCTGTCGGGTATCATCAAACACGGCGTGTGGGGCCACACCTTAAACGTGTGCTCGGCCCAGCACCCGCTGCGGCGCGATTTTTACCCTGCCGCAGCTCAGTACCTCAAGCTGGAATCGCCCACCTTTAAGGAAGAAACCGGCCCGAGCGGTAAAACCATCGACAGCAGCCTGGTGCGCAGCCTGCTGCCCTACCAGTTTCAGCACGACGACGTGCTCAAGGCCCTCGCCCACTGCTAAACCCGCCCCCATCGCCTCGGTGGGCGCCGTACCTTTGCCCCGTGAACAACGATGCAGCCCAACCCCTCGTGGCCGTGCTGGGCGGTGGCGCGGCCGGCTTTTTCGGCGCCATTGCCTGTGCCGAAGCCAACCCCCATGCCCAGGTCCTACTGCTAGAAAAGACGGGCAAGCTGCTCAGCAAGGTGCGCGTATCAGGTGGTGGGCGCTGCAACGTGACGCACGCCTGCGACACCGCTGCCCAGCTGGTGGCCCACTACCCGCGCGGCAACAAACAGCTCAAGGCCGCTTTCCAGCAGTTTGGCGTACGTGAAACTATCGCCTGGTTTGCCAAGCGGGGCGTGCAGCTCAAGACCGAAGCAGATGGCCGCATGTTTCCCACCACGGATTCCAGCGAAACCATTGCCCAAGCCCTGGAGCAGGCCGCCCGCCAGGCAGGCGTCCGCATTCTTACCAATTGTGGGGTCGAAGAAGTTGAGCCATTGCACGGGGGTAGTTTTCAGCTCAAGCTGAGTGGCAGCGGGGCGGCCCAATTTGGGGCCAGCCTCCGGGTCGGCCAGCTGCTCATAGCCACCGGCGGCAACCCCAAAAGCGTCAACTACGACTGGCTGCGCGCCTTGGGCCACACCATTGCCGAGCCGGTGCCGTCGCTCTTCACCTTCAACGTGCCCAACTCGCCGTTGAATGAATTGATGGGCGTGAGCGTACCCCAGGCCCGTGTGGTGCTGGCTGGCGAAAAGCTCCAATACGAAGGCCCGCTGCTCGTCACGCACTGGGGCGTGAGCGGGCCGGCCGTGCTCAAGCTTTCGGCCTGGGGCGCCCGCCGCCTCAGCGAGTTGGGCTACGTGGGCACGGCCCTCATCAACTGGATTCCCACTTTTACCGAAGAAACGCTGCGGCCCTGGCTGCAGCAGTTCCGGCAGGAAAATGGCAAGAAAACCGTGGCCGCCAATCCGCAGTTTAGCTTGCCGCAGCGGCTGTGGCGCAATCTCATCGAGCAAGCCGGCATTGCCCCAGATATTCGGTGGAGCGACCTGCCCGCCAAATCCCAAAACCGCCTG
This region of Hymenobacter sedentarius genomic DNA includes:
- a CDS encoding YkvA family protein; amino-acid sequence: MSSLADNGLKISKNVLFNVFVGRAAKLLGKPFKVVTVLNEAADKLADKESKTHKFRQLFEVGLTLVRLVRSYISGEYREISTGTIVSGLAVLLYVLSPIDLVPDFIPVLGFLDDLSLVSWFVGKFHGEITRFREWEATGRGQAASTHGTAGAPDAAAMPALGDVSQPSVAELGHS
- a CDS encoding DUF1571 domain-containing protein yields the protein MVALLTSFLPRLRNIWPLGALALLAATAPAQPTSLTTEQLTTRMSAAIENLKYLRCTVKAQERIGNGIMQARSIMKISYKPLRIYIKNQKGVEVLWVAGQNAGDAWVYPASFPYVTLSLDPNGKLMRGNQHHTALQAGFGTISDLLRTTGLRQDNSFSRSFRYTGDTVLLGRPAYVLRSVYPQFHYVNYRAGKNETISTVAERFGCGEYRIFERNSLTIGEKIPEGKVLQVPNAYGRRTTVCIDPKTYLPIMVQVDDDKGLYEKFEFLDVIANQPIPTQEFTRDYNGYKL
- a CDS encoding SDR family oxidoreductase, with the protein product MTTPYTQPMLRDNALAGKTIIVTGGGTGLGRAMTTYFLQLGANVTITSRKLDVLEKTAGELREQTGGKVLAIACDVRKYDEVEAMLDRTIQEFGGVDVLLNNAAGNFISPTERLSHKAFDVIVDIVLRGSYNCTLAVGKRWIADKKPGTILNIVTTYASVGSAYVVPSAAAKAGVLAMTRSLAVEWAKYGIRSNAIAPGPFPTEGAWSRLFPEPLASKLDPAASVPLKRVGQYQELANLAAYLVSDFSSYVNGEVVTIDGGEWLNGAGEFNKLEMLTPGMWDQIEKTMRR
- a CDS encoding NAD(P)H-binding protein is translated as MNSSSSRSSTGANLGAEPQTVLVMGCGWLGMALARSLVAAGHKVLGTTTTTEQLPTMEAAGIEAHLLRLGADFDAPAEKLLHRLLQSADVLVLNVPPRASAAGAYPALLRPVHRAVAAAGTQHVIFVSSTSVYPDEPRVMHETDALSTRDAASDVLRAEGHFVPRYGQWKSTVVRLGGLIGPDRSPGRFLAGRRDLAQGNAPVNLVHLTDAVGVLSGIIKHGVWGHTLNVCSAQHPLRRDFYPAAAQYLKLESPTFKEETGPSGKTIDSSLVRSLLPYQFQHDDVLKALAHC
- a CDS encoding NAD(P)/FAD-dependent oxidoreductase, with product MNNDAAQPLVAVLGGGAAGFFGAIACAEANPHAQVLLLEKTGKLLSKVRVSGGGRCNVTHACDTAAQLVAHYPRGNKQLKAAFQQFGVRETIAWFAKRGVQLKTEADGRMFPTTDSSETIAQALEQAARQAGVRILTNCGVEEVEPLHGGSFQLKLSGSGAAQFGASLRVGQLLIATGGNPKSVNYDWLRALGHTIAEPVPSLFTFNVPNSPLNELMGVSVPQARVVLAGEKLQYEGPLLVTHWGVSGPAVLKLSAWGARRLSELGYVGTALINWIPTFTEETLRPWLQQFRQENGKKTVAANPQFSLPQRLWRNLIEQAGIAPDIRWSDLPAKSQNRLLELLLRTPLAVRGKTTYKEEFVTCGGILLEEVDLKTMESRRVPGLYFAGEVLDIDGITGGFNFQAAWTTGFLAGRAMSKPGHQQG